Proteins from one Sphingopyxis terrae subsp. terrae NBRC 15098 genomic window:
- a CDS encoding formylglycine-generating enzyme family protein, translating to MKRSAALIAFAALGALAACGAKKTEQHAEAQTPTCPPMPARDYVWIPGATFTMGADATLPEEAPAREVSVKGFWMATHEVTNAEFAEFVKATGYKTLAEKDPPKLPGAPPDMLIPGSAVFTAPTDGNPNWWRWVVGAEWRHPEGPKTGIAGRDRDPVVQVGYEDALAYAHWKGKALPDEAQWELAAATGGARRDVPVDANGKPTANYYQGVFPVRDLGTDGFKSRAPVACFPADKHGVHDLIGNVWEWTASAIDPDRNVIKGGSFLCAANYCARYRPAARQFQERSLGTDHVGIRLIDTARPPPPDEKPQEG from the coding sequence GTGAAGCGCAGCGCAGCGCTGATCGCTTTCGCCGCGCTGGGCGCCCTGGCCGCATGCGGCGCCAAAAAGACCGAACAGCATGCCGAAGCGCAGACCCCGACCTGCCCGCCGATGCCGGCGCGCGACTATGTCTGGATACCCGGCGCGACCTTCACCATGGGCGCCGACGCGACGCTGCCCGAAGAGGCACCGGCGCGCGAGGTTTCGGTCAAGGGTTTCTGGATGGCAACGCATGAGGTGACGAACGCCGAATTCGCCGAATTCGTGAAGGCGACCGGCTACAAGACGCTTGCCGAGAAAGACCCGCCGAAACTGCCCGGTGCGCCGCCCGACATGCTGATCCCCGGATCGGCGGTGTTTACAGCGCCGACTGACGGCAATCCCAACTGGTGGCGCTGGGTCGTCGGGGCCGAATGGCGGCATCCCGAAGGACCGAAGACCGGCATCGCCGGCCGCGATCGCGACCCGGTGGTCCAGGTCGGCTACGAGGACGCGCTCGCCTACGCGCACTGGAAGGGCAAGGCGCTGCCCGACGAGGCGCAATGGGAACTTGCCGCTGCAACCGGCGGCGCGCGGCGCGATGTTCCCGTCGATGCAAACGGCAAGCCGACCGCCAACTATTATCAGGGCGTGTTCCCGGTCCGCGACCTCGGCACCGACGGCTTCAAGAGCCGCGCGCCCGTCGCCTGCTTCCCCGCCGACAAGCACGGCGTCCACGACCTGATCGGCAATGTCTGGGAATGGACGGCAAGCGCGATCGACCCCGACCGCAATGTCATCAAGGGCGGCAGCTTTCTGTGCGCGGCGAATTATTGCGCGCGCTATCGCCCCGCCGCGCGCCAGTTTCAAGAACGCTCGCTAGGTACCGATCATGTTGGCATTCGCCTGATCGACACCGCGCGCCCGCCGCCGCCGGACGAAAAGCCACAAGAGGGCTGA
- a CDS encoding TetR/AcrR family transcriptional regulator, whose product MTTTAKAEGEAKANPASETPRIDGRRERSRSSHKRIVKAMMELIAGGDLMPSAARVADEAGIGIRTVFRHFDDMDSLYSEISATIAERVMPIVTAPYLDNDWRANMRDLARRRVRVFETMLPFRLAANIKRYQSPFLMAEYGRVITVERELVMRLLPAPVLANKVAAEALCATLSFQNWRALRHDQGLPAEEAGTVTAHMVEALLAALPQGGDR is encoded by the coding sequence ATGACGACAACGGCGAAAGCGGAGGGCGAGGCAAAGGCGAATCCGGCGAGCGAGACGCCCCGGATCGATGGTCGGCGCGAACGCAGCCGGTCGAGCCACAAACGCATCGTCAAGGCGATGATGGAGCTGATCGCTGGCGGCGACCTGATGCCCAGCGCGGCGCGCGTCGCCGACGAAGCCGGGATCGGCATTCGCACCGTTTTCCGCCATTTCGACGATATGGATTCGCTCTATAGCGAGATTTCGGCGACGATCGCCGAACGGGTGATGCCGATCGTCACCGCCCCCTATCTCGACAACGACTGGCGTGCGAACATGCGCGATCTCGCCCGCCGCCGCGTCCGCGTGTTCGAAACGATGCTGCCGTTCCGGCTCGCGGCCAATATCAAGCGCTATCAGTCGCCCTTTCTGATGGCCGAATATGGCCGCGTCATCACGGTCGAGCGCGAACTGGTAATGCGCCTGCTGCCCGCGCCTGTCCTTGCGAACAAGGTGGCGGCGGAGGCGCTATGTGCCACCCTCTCCTTCCAGAACTGGCGCGCGTTGCGGCACGACCAGGGCCTGCCGGCCGAAGAAGCGGGGACCGTCACCGCGCATATGGTCGAAGCGCTGCTTGCCGCGCTTCCGCAAGGCGGCGATCGGTGA
- a CDS encoding sulfatase-like hydrolase/transferase, with protein MKKRWIALGVVALIGAGGYWGFQENKYRLPGMIQDWRDPVQPNHAVVWQQGPGAAPVTAPGTKRPPNIILIVADDLGWNDISLNGGGVAGGIVKTPNIDALARQGLNFTTAYAANATCSPSRAAMMTGRYPTRFGFEFTAVPTAFAENLAHGGGLGPLKAVFHKELITDDIPDYPDMGVPPSEITIAEAVKAAGYHTIHIGKWHLGEAPRLQPNAQGFDESLAILAGGAKFLPDDDPDTVNAKLPWDPIDRFIWANLRHAVTFNGGKRFHPQGHMTDYFAAEAEKAIEANKNRPFFMYLAFNAPHTPLQATREEYDRLPQIKDHKTRVYGAMIAQLDRRIGDVMAKLKQAGIDDNTLVIFTSDNGGAWYTGIPHLNAPYRGWKATFFEGGIRTPFFMRWPGHIAPGSTRADVTGHIDIYSTIAAAAGAKVPTDRIVDSQNILAGPAHRQAMYWRSGDYRVVRAGDWKLQVTKRPEKVRLYNVAIDPTEQHDVSAQEPQRVAQLRAMIEAQNKGMAKPIWPGLIEGPVRIDVPLNAPWKDGQDYIYWTN; from the coding sequence ATGAAGAAACGCTGGATTGCATTGGGCGTCGTCGCGCTGATCGGCGCGGGTGGCTATTGGGGTTTTCAGGAGAATAAATATCGTCTGCCCGGGATGATCCAGGATTGGCGCGACCCGGTGCAGCCGAACCACGCGGTGGTCTGGCAGCAGGGGCCGGGTGCGGCCCCCGTCACCGCGCCGGGGACCAAGCGCCCGCCCAACATCATCCTGATCGTCGCCGACGATCTGGGCTGGAACGACATCAGCCTGAACGGCGGCGGCGTTGCGGGCGGGATCGTCAAGACGCCCAACATCGACGCGCTGGCACGTCAGGGGCTGAACTTCACCACCGCCTATGCCGCGAACGCCACCTGTTCGCCGTCGCGCGCGGCGATGATGACCGGCCGCTATCCGACTCGCTTCGGTTTCGAGTTCACCGCGGTGCCGACCGCCTTTGCCGAGAATCTGGCGCATGGCGGCGGCCTTGGCCCGCTGAAGGCGGTATTCCACAAGGAACTGATCACCGACGATATTCCCGACTATCCCGACATGGGCGTCCCGCCGAGCGAAATTACCATAGCCGAAGCGGTGAAGGCGGCGGGATATCACACCATCCACATCGGCAAATGGCATCTGGGCGAAGCGCCGCGCTTGCAGCCCAATGCGCAGGGTTTCGACGAAAGCCTCGCGATTCTGGCGGGGGGCGCGAAATTCCTGCCCGACGACGATCCCGATACGGTCAACGCCAAGCTGCCGTGGGATCCGATCGACCGTTTCATCTGGGCCAATCTGCGCCACGCCGTCACCTTCAACGGCGGCAAGCGCTTTCATCCCCAGGGGCATATGACCGACTATTTCGCCGCCGAAGCCGAAAAGGCGATCGAGGCGAACAAGAACCGGCCCTTCTTCATGTATCTGGCGTTCAATGCGCCGCACACGCCGTTGCAGGCAACGCGCGAGGAATATGACCGGCTGCCGCAGATCAAGGATCACAAGACGCGCGTTTACGGAGCGATGATCGCGCAGCTCGACCGCCGCATCGGCGATGTCATGGCGAAGCTCAAGCAGGCGGGGATCGACGACAATACGCTTGTCATCTTCACCAGCGACAATGGCGGGGCCTGGTACACCGGCATCCCGCACCTCAACGCGCCCTATCGCGGCTGGAAGGCGACCTTCTTCGAGGGCGGCATCCGCACGCCTTTCTTCATGCGCTGGCCGGGCCATATCGCGCCGGGTTCTACCCGCGCCGACGTGACCGGGCATATCGACATATATTCGACGATCGCCGCCGCGGCGGGGGCGAAGGTGCCGACCGATCGCATCGTCGACAGCCAGAATATCCTTGCCGGGCCGGCGCATCGCCAGGCGATGTACTGGCGTTCGGGCGACTATCGCGTCGTGCGCGCGGGCGACTGGAAATTGCAGGTAACGAAGCGGCCCGAAAAGGTTCGCCTCTATAATGTCGCTATCGATCCGACCGAACAGCATGATGTGTCGGCGCAGGAGCCGCAGCGCGTCGCACAGCTTCGTGCGATGATCGAGGCGCAGAACAAGGGGATGGCCAAGCCGATCTGGCCGGGGCTGATCGAGGGGCCGGTGCGGATCGACGTGCCGCTCAACGCGCCGTGGAAGGACGGGCAGGATTATATCTACTGGACCAACTGA
- a CDS encoding Lrp/AsnC family transcriptional regulator: MAPMTVSLDEIDDRLLTLLRDDARQTIAQLAKELGISRGQVYSRLARLEEDNIVAGYTVRLGQAFAAGRVRAHMMIKTLPRYHREVEAALAGFTQVQAIHAISGEYDIIAMLEAEDSALLNELIDEIGLLDGVERTTTSVILVTKIER; this comes from the coding sequence ATGGCGCCGATGACCGTCAGTCTCGACGAGATCGACGATCGCCTGCTCACCCTGCTGCGCGACGATGCGCGCCAGACCATCGCACAGCTTGCGAAGGAACTCGGCATCTCGCGCGGCCAGGTCTATTCGCGGCTCGCGCGGCTGGAAGAGGATAATATCGTCGCGGGCTATACGGTGCGGCTGGGACAAGCCTTTGCCGCCGGCCGCGTCCGCGCCCATATGATGATCAAGACGTTGCCGCGCTATCACCGCGAGGTCGAGGCCGCCCTCGCCGGCTTTACCCAGGTTCAGGCGATCCACGCGATCAGCGGCGAATATGACATCATCGCGATGCTGGAAGCGGAGGACAGCGCCCTGCTCAACGAGCTGATCGACGAGATCGGCCTGCTCGACGGGGTCGAACGCACGACGACGTCGGTCATATTGGTGACCAAGATCGAACGCTGA
- a CDS encoding isoaspartyl peptidase/L-asparaginase, protein MPPIRLFKWITALLYALLLAAPPAAAKDQPYEHYVYGALNTPTPGPVSGGLLLMGGGDRNIDAMKWFFGKAGKGHIVVLSASYGKEIGEEFYRDIGGIQSVEIFVFHARSQATDKKILDRLRKADGIFIAGGDQSRYVRFWRGTPVNEIIDAHVAAGKPLAGTSAGLAMQGEKLYGAMDDGSIKSPEALADPLGPANTIEGEFLHLALLKGIVTDTHFKERDRLGRLFAFVAKAQVGRAADAPAMIGLGVDESAALAVEPDGSGRIYATAPDGYAWVVDGSELRNVSDRRPLDVPRVKVTGVGPGSVVHLPSGRVDAPVFVRNYAARAGELVEVPRWSLAIHGGAGVIKPGSLTPDKEAAYRAGLDAALRAGSAVLDKGGPALDAVAAAVRVLEDNPLFNAGRGAVFTAEGTNELDSAIMDGATLKAGAVAGVTRTRHPIDLARAVMDKSPHVLLARDGADRFSVEQGLEQVDPAWFRTDQRWQQLLAWRKKHQAALDPTHLFGTVGAVAIDANGNLAAATSTGGMTGKRWGRIGDSPIIGAGTYASNGRCAVSATGSGEYFIRESAARQVCDRVAWKGESLNDAAQATIAAVGAIGGDGGLIAMGPDGRPVFALNDLGMYRGRMTAGAEPQTAIFADEAWAD, encoded by the coding sequence ATGCCGCCGATCAGACTGTTCAAATGGATCACCGCACTGCTGTACGCGCTCCTTCTCGCCGCGCCGCCAGCGGCGGCGAAAGACCAGCCCTACGAACATTATGTCTATGGCGCGCTGAACACGCCGACGCCGGGTCCGGTATCGGGCGGACTGCTGCTGATGGGCGGAGGCGACCGGAATATCGACGCGATGAAATGGTTCTTCGGCAAGGCCGGAAAGGGCCACATCGTCGTCCTCAGCGCTTCTTACGGCAAGGAAATCGGCGAGGAATTCTATCGCGACATCGGCGGCATCCAGTCGGTCGAAATCTTCGTTTTCCACGCGCGTTCGCAAGCGACCGACAAGAAGATTCTCGACCGGCTGCGCAAGGCCGACGGCATCTTCATCGCCGGCGGCGACCAGTCGCGATATGTGCGCTTCTGGCGCGGCACGCCGGTCAACGAGATCATCGACGCGCATGTCGCGGCGGGCAAGCCGCTCGCCGGGACCAGCGCCGGCCTCGCGATGCAGGGCGAAAAACTCTATGGCGCGATGGACGACGGCAGCATCAAGAGTCCTGAGGCGCTCGCCGATCCGCTCGGCCCCGCTAACACCATCGAAGGCGAATTCCTGCACCTGGCGCTGCTCAAGGGCATCGTCACCGATACGCATTTCAAGGAACGCGACCGGCTCGGCCGCCTTTTCGCCTTCGTCGCCAAGGCGCAGGTCGGACGCGCTGCCGACGCGCCCGCGATGATCGGGCTCGGCGTCGATGAAAGCGCCGCGCTCGCGGTCGAACCCGACGGGTCGGGGCGCATCTATGCGACCGCACCCGACGGCTATGCCTGGGTCGTGGACGGATCGGAACTGCGCAACGTCAGCGACCGCAGGCCGCTCGATGTGCCGCGGGTGAAGGTGACGGGGGTCGGGCCGGGCTCGGTCGTTCACCTGCCCTCGGGCCGCGTCGATGCGCCGGTGTTCGTGCGCAACTATGCCGCGCGCGCGGGCGAACTGGTCGAGGTGCCGCGCTGGTCGCTCGCGATCCATGGCGGCGCCGGGGTCATCAAGCCCGGCTCGCTCACCCCCGACAAGGAAGCCGCCTATCGCGCCGGCCTCGACGCCGCGCTGCGCGCCGGATCGGCGGTGCTCGACAAGGGCGGCCCGGCGCTCGACGCGGTCGCGGCGGCGGTGCGCGTGCTCGAGGACAATCCGCTTTTCAATGCCGGTCGCGGCGCCGTGTTCACCGCCGAGGGGACCAACGAACTCGATTCCGCGATCATGGACGGCGCCACGCTCAAGGCCGGTGCCGTCGCGGGTGTCACGCGCACCCGTCACCCGATCGACCTTGCCCGCGCGGTGATGGACAAGAGCCCGCACGTTCTCTTGGCGCGCGACGGCGCCGACCGCTTCTCGGTCGAACAGGGGCTCGAACAGGTCGACCCCGCCTGGTTCCGGACGGATCAGCGGTGGCAGCAGTTGCTCGCCTGGCGCAAGAAGCATCAGGCCGCGCTCGACCCGACGCATCTGTTCGGCACCGTCGGCGCGGTTGCGATCGATGCCAACGGCAATCTCGCCGCCGCAACCTCGACCGGCGGCATGACCGGCAAGCGCTGGGGCCGCATCGGCGATTCGCCGATCATCGGCGCGGGCACCTATGCCAGCAACGGCCGATGCGCGGTTTCGGCGACGGGATCGGGCGAATATTTCATCCGCGAAAGCGCGGCGCGGCAGGTCTGCGACCGCGTCGCGTGGAAAGGCGAAAGCCTGAACGACGCGGCGCAGGCGACCATCGCGGCGGTCGGTGCGATCGGCGGCGACGGCGGCCTGATCGCGATGGGCCCCGACGGCCGCCCGGTCTTTGCACTCAACGACCTTGGCATGTATCGTGGCCGGATGACGGCCGGGGCGGAACCACAGACGGCGATCTTCGCTGACGAGGCATGGGCGGACTGA
- a CDS encoding TonB-dependent receptor plug domain-containing protein — translation MEHLGRRSLRIILGLGVCLPALATPALAQDASDEGAVQEIIVTGSRIPTIKDQGPSAVTTIDSDAIRANGYTSVPELLAAMTQNSGETQSPQSGSSADFTPGAQQVDLRGLGPNHTLVLVNGRRIADFPLPYIGRSNFTDISNIPVGLIDKVEILSGAASAIYGSDAIAGVINFKMKENLDGLTLDYRHGRTQHGGGMSHRFTATGGWSTDRFSIAAGIEYLDQRPLWAYDRSIQDSTDDSPGSTIARRTFLRYSIENDSYIDPGPAACAGVANLNGGSTIYTSRPRYGDYDPAIDDYGPGYYCGSKTSIGYGTIVSGRKGFNSFGTMSYELSDNAKLFADFQFGISKVRLMYDVTSWAFESSSSSSDNSFYNAFDDTIDDWSRQFAPEETGGLEMQRSKQTTYSITPGIRGNFGNAWNYEASFNYSRYQSVVRWPQIVNSKAIAFFLGEQLGVDEDSGYPIFNADPARLYTALTPAEYDSISADTVYRPYSWTSNLQATLTNGELFQLPAGPVGVAVVAEYGKQGYNLRPDPLALTDYYYSWKDSDGAGKRSHAAIGGEVRVPVLDFVTLTGAGRYDTFGFAGRDVGKFTYNGGVEVRPTSSLLLRAAYGTAFRAPDLHYVFTGPGNVQSSVDDYYLCAVEEPDEDIGDCSYSGTGVVVNRTGNRNLDAETGRTLTGGIVFSPSSRLHVSVDYFRVTLDNQVDDLSIDTLARTEADCSVLTAGGTPKLDPNSPTCQDAFARITRFASGGNAGQISSIRVNPINIARERTSGIDIAFRGSLPTGIGNFTLSLAHSHVFKHSFQQYPGDPFVDKLAVDSGYYLPRDKSNGSISYENEGFQLTFSGTRLGKLPNYDEDAFIKASYLFNATMQYDFTDHLRGSLTVRNLFDTNPVKDPTWSSYPYYNTSWFDSIGRSVFLQLTYKLGGSAL, via the coding sequence ATGGAACATCTCGGCCGACGGTCGCTTCGCATCATTCTAGGGCTGGGCGTCTGCCTTCCCGCGCTCGCCACGCCGGCGCTGGCGCAGGACGCGTCGGACGAGGGCGCGGTGCAGGAGATCATCGTCACCGGTTCGCGCATTCCCACGATAAAGGATCAGGGGCCGTCGGCGGTCACGACCATCGATTCCGATGCGATCCGCGCCAACGGCTATACCAGCGTCCCCGAACTGCTCGCGGCGATGACCCAGAACAGCGGCGAGACGCAAAGCCCGCAGTCGGGCAGCAGCGCCGACTTCACCCCCGGCGCGCAGCAGGTCGACCTGCGCGGGCTTGGCCCCAACCACACGCTCGTGCTCGTCAACGGGCGCCGCATCGCCGATTTCCCGCTGCCCTATATCGGCCGCAGCAACTTCACCGACATTTCGAATATCCCGGTGGGGCTGATCGACAAGGTCGAGATATTGTCGGGTGCAGCCTCGGCCATTTATGGTTCGGACGCGATTGCGGGCGTCATCAACTTCAAGATGAAGGAAAATCTGGACGGCCTGACGCTCGACTATCGCCACGGCCGCACCCAGCATGGTGGCGGCATGTCGCATCGCTTCACCGCGACCGGCGGCTGGTCGACCGACCGTTTCAGCATCGCGGCCGGTATCGAATATCTCGACCAGCGTCCGCTGTGGGCTTATGATCGTTCGATCCAGGACAGCACCGACGACAGTCCCGGCAGCACGATCGCGCGCCGCACCTTCCTGCGCTACAGCATCGAAAACGACAGCTATATCGATCCGGGTCCGGCGGCCTGCGCCGGGGTTGCGAACCTCAACGGCGGTTCGACCATCTATACGTCGCGTCCGCGCTACGGCGATTATGATCCGGCGATCGACGATTACGGCCCCGGCTATTACTGCGGCAGCAAGACGTCGATCGGCTACGGCACGATCGTTTCGGGTCGCAAGGGCTTCAACAGCTTCGGCACGATGTCGTACGAGCTGTCGGACAATGCCAAATTGTTCGCCGACTTTCAGTTCGGAATCAGTAAGGTCCGGCTGATGTACGACGTCACGAGCTGGGCGTTCGAAAGCTCGTCGTCGAGTTCGGACAACAGTTTTTACAACGCGTTCGACGATACGATCGACGACTGGTCGCGCCAGTTTGCCCCGGAAGAAACCGGCGGGCTGGAAATGCAGCGCAGCAAGCAGACGACCTACAGCATCACGCCCGGTATCCGCGGCAATTTTGGCAATGCCTGGAATTACGAGGCATCTTTCAATTACAGCCGCTACCAGTCGGTCGTGCGCTGGCCCCAGATCGTCAATTCCAAGGCGATCGCCTTCTTTCTGGGCGAACAGCTGGGGGTCGACGAGGACAGCGGCTATCCGATTTTCAACGCCGATCCCGCGCGGCTCTACACCGCGCTGACGCCTGCCGAATATGACAGCATTTCGGCCGATACGGTCTATCGTCCGTATAGCTGGACCAGCAATTTGCAGGCGACGCTGACCAATGGCGAGCTGTTCCAGCTTCCGGCCGGCCCGGTCGGGGTCGCGGTGGTCGCCGAATATGGCAAGCAGGGCTATAATCTGCGTCCCGATCCGCTGGCGCTCACCGACTATTATTACAGCTGGAAAGACAGCGACGGTGCGGGCAAGCGCAGCCATGCCGCGATCGGCGGCGAAGTGCGCGTGCCGGTGCTCGATTTCGTGACGCTGACGGGTGCCGGCCGCTATGACACCTTCGGCTTTGCCGGCCGCGATGTCGGCAAGTTCACCTATAATGGCGGGGTCGAAGTCCGACCGACGAGCAGCCTGCTGCTGCGCGCCGCCTATGGCACTGCCTTCCGCGCGCCTGACCTCCACTATGTCTTTACGGGGCCGGGCAATGTGCAGAGCAGCGTCGATGACTATTATCTGTGCGCGGTCGAAGAGCCCGACGAGGATATCGGCGATTGCAGCTATTCGGGGACCGGCGTCGTCGTGAACCGGACCGGCAACCGCAACCTCGACGCCGAAACCGGACGAACGCTGACGGGAGGCATCGTCTTTTCGCCGTCGAGCCGCCTCCATGTTTCGGTCGATTATTTCCGCGTGACGCTCGACAATCAGGTCGACGATCTCAGCATCGACACGCTGGCCCGGACCGAGGCGGACTGCAGCGTGCTGACCGCGGGCGGCACGCCCAAGCTCGATCCCAATTCGCCGACCTGTCAGGATGCCTTCGCGCGCATCACGCGCTTTGCCAGCGGCGGCAATGCCGGGCAGATCTCGTCGATCCGCGTCAATCCGATCAACATTGCGCGCGAAAGGACGAGCGGGATCGATATCGCCTTCCGCGGCAGCCTGCCAACCGGTATCGGCAACTTCACCCTGTCGCTCGCGCACAGCCATGTGTTCAAGCACAGTTTCCAGCAATATCCGGGCGATCCGTTCGTCGACAAGCTCGCCGTCGATAGCGGCTATTACCTGCCGCGCGACAAGTCGAACGGCAGCATCTCATACGAAAATGAGGGCTTTCAGCTGACCTTTTCGGGCACCCGGCTCGGCAAGCTGCCCAATTATGACGAGGATGCGTTCATCAAGGCGAGCTACCTCTTCAATGCGACCATGCAATATGATTTCACCGATCATCTGCGCGGCTCGCTGACGGTGCGCAACCTGTTCGACACGAACCCCGTCAAGGACCCGACCTGGTCGAGCTATCCCTATTACAACACCAGCTGGTTCGACAGCATCGGACGCAGCGTGTTCCTGCAGCTCACCTACAAATTGGGAGGATCGGCGCTCTGA
- a CDS encoding LacI family DNA-binding transcriptional regulator, with protein sequence MANGTGPLGGGNARPTMADIARELGVAKITVSRALSDSPTVKESTRRLIRDTAERMGYRLNISARNLRQQRTRTIAVVIEMAPSHDRLMSEPYPLSLLGGIMQELTAAGQNMVLTTIELFAQHPPSADGVILLGQGVHDDAAAAIEATGLPYVVWGAAHGPPGRVVVGSDNRAGGRLAADYLRARGRRALLFLGETQHGEVEDRLQGFADALKGSDAAVIERIACAFTAAAGREAIDRLLAKGTAFDGVFAASDAIAMGAIEALQARGLSVPGDVSVVGFDDSPGAAIVSPKLTTIRQDWAVGGELLAKKVLDLVAGKGADSRAMSVELVARES encoded by the coding sequence ATGGCTAATGGCACCGGTCCCCTTGGCGGCGGCAATGCGCGCCCGACGATGGCCGACATCGCGCGCGAGCTGGGCGTCGCGAAGATCACCGTTTCGCGCGCGCTTTCGGACAGCCCGACGGTCAAGGAAAGCACGCGCCGGCTGATCCGCGACACCGCCGAACGCATGGGCTACCGGCTCAATATTTCGGCGCGCAATCTGCGGCAGCAACGCACCCGGACCATCGCCGTAGTCATCGAAATGGCCCCCTCGCACGACCGCCTGATGAGCGAACCTTATCCGCTCTCGCTGCTCGGCGGGATCATGCAGGAACTGACTGCAGCCGGACAGAATATGGTGCTGACGACGATCGAGTTGTTCGCACAGCACCCGCCGTCGGCCGACGGGGTCATCCTGCTGGGGCAGGGCGTGCATGACGATGCCGCCGCGGCGATCGAGGCGACCGGGCTGCCGTATGTGGTCTGGGGCGCGGCGCACGGCCCGCCCGGACGCGTCGTCGTCGGCAGCGACAATCGCGCGGGCGGCCGGCTCGCCGCCGACTATCTGCGCGCGCGCGGGCGCCGCGCGCTGCTGTTCCTTGGTGAAACCCAGCATGGCGAGGTCGAGGATCGGCTCCAGGGCTTTGCCGACGCGCTGAAGGGCAGCGACGCCGCGGTGATTGAGCGGATCGCCTGCGCCTTCACCGCCGCCGCCGGGCGCGAGGCGATCGATCGGCTTCTGGCCAAGGGCACTGCCTTCGACGGCGTCTTCGCGGCGAGCGATGCCATTGCGATGGGCGCGATCGAAGCGTTGCAGGCGCGCGGCCTGTCCGTACCCGGCGACGTATCGGTCGTCGGCTTCGACGATTCCCCCGGCGCAGCGATCGTATCGCCCAAACTCACCACCATCCGGCAGGACTGGGCGGTCGGCGGCGAATTGCTCGCCAAGAAGGTGCTCGATCTCGTCGCGGGCAAGGGCGCCGATTCGCGCGCCATGAGCGTGGAACTGGTCGCACGCGAAAGCTGA